The Prinia subflava isolate CZ2003 ecotype Zambia chromosome 5, Cam_Psub_1.2, whole genome shotgun sequence genome window below encodes:
- the IVD gene encoding isovaleryl-CoA dehydrogenase, mitochondrial — protein MAAVLRRAAGGARRWRALPVPRRGSAALAVDDTVNGLSAEQRQLRETMTKFCQEHLAPKAQQIDQENEFKGMRDFWKKLGELGVLGITAPAEYGGSALGYLDHVVVMEEISRASASVGLSYGAHSNLCINQLVRNGNEAQKHKYLPKLISGEHIGALAMSEPNSGSDVVSMKLKADKKGDYFVLNGNKFWITNGPDADVLIVYAKTDVNAVPASRGITAFIVERGMPGFRTAQKLDKLGMRGSNTCELIFEDCKVPAENVLGTLSKGVYVLMSGLDLERLVLSGGPLGLMQAVLDHAIPYLHVREAFGQKIGHFQLMQGKMADMYTRLMACRQYVYNVAKACDQGHFNAKDCAGVILYSAECATQVALDGIQCLGGNGYINDYPMGRFLRDAKLYEIGAGTSEVRRLVIGRAFNTAFK, from the exons ATGGCGGCGGTGctgcggcgggcggcgggcggggcgcggcgctgGCGGGCGCTGCCGGTGCCGCGGCGCGGCAGCGCGGCGCTGGCGGTGGACGACACGGTGAACGGGCTGAGCGCCGAGCAGCGCCAG CTTAGAGAGACCATGACAAAGTTCTGCCAAGAGCATTTGGCTCCAAAGGCCCAACAGATCGACCAGGAAAATGAATTCAAAGGCATGCGG GATTTTTGGAAGaaactgggagaactgggagtTCTGGGGATCACAGCCCCTG cgGAGTACGGTGGATCTGCCCTGGGATACCTGGACCACGTGGTGGTGATGGAGGAGATCTCCCGTGCGTCGGCGTCCGTGGGGCTCAGTTACGGGGCCCACTCCAACCTGTGCATCAACCAGCTGGTGCGCAATGGCAACGAGGCCCAGAAGCACAAGTacctgcccaag CTAATCAGCGGGGAGCACATTGGAGCCTTAGCCATGAGCGAGCCAAATTCTGGCTCTGATGTGGTGTCCATGAAGCTGAAAGCAGACAAAAAAG GAGACTACTTTGTTTTGAATGGGAACAAATTCTGGATCACCAACGGGCCGGACGCCGACGTTCTCATCGTCTATGCCAAAACTGACGTGAACGCCGTCCCGGCCTCCCGAGGCATAACCGCCTTCATCGTGGAGAGG GGAATGCCAGGTTTCAGGACAGCCCAGAAGCTGGATAAGCTGGGAATGAGAGGGTCTAATACCTGTGAATTGATCTTTGAAGACTGCAAGGTCCCTG CTGAAAATGTCTTGGGGACACTGAGCAAAGGAGTCTACGTTCTGATGAGTGGATTGGACCTGGAGAGGCTCGTGCTCTCCGGAGGCCCCCTGGG GCTCATGCAAGCTGTCCTCGACCATGCAATTCCATACCTGCATGTCagagaagcatttggacagAAAATTGGTCACTTCCAG CTCATGCAGGGCAAGATGGCAGACATGTACACGCGGCTCATGGCCTGCCGGCAGTACGTCTACAACGTGGCCAAAGCCTGTGACCAGGGCCACTTCAACGCCAAG GACTGCGCCGGAGTGATCCTGTACTCAGCAGAGTGTGCAACACAGGTGGCCCTGGATGGCATCCAGTGCCTGG GTGGGAACGGTTACATCAACGACTACCCCATGGGGCGCTTCCTGCGCGACGCCAAGCTCTACGAGATCGGGGCGGGCACCAGCGAGGTGCGCAGGCTCGTCATCGGCAGGGCCTTCAACACCGCCTTCAAGTAG
- the KNSTRN gene encoding small kinetochore-associated protein, protein MDGRLSRIPVPGRLQRPEPSAELQMTFPSKRKCISKAPEPEFSRVPSLNFPSNVTADSVFKAANQGLPKSDKRMETVSKKTVARRPLSRHQLETELKNKNQLVETLKQQLARAEGTVKLRELKKENERLVHEVEKLKKIQETCMMILESRNINPGSNIEEEKEMRACREKTTMLTKKVSEELMLFCHTVAKEKEMLETAMTKWKSVQEENQRALEKQSYFQAQIKECTAMLEALGELLAM, encoded by the exons ATGGACGGACGGCTCTCCCGCATCCCCGTGCCCGGCCGGCTCCAGCGCCCCGAGCCGTCCGCAG AACTGCAAATGACTTTTCcttcaaagagaaaatgcatCAGCAAAGCTCCAGAGCCAGAGTTCAGCAGGGTTCCCAGTCTCAACTTTCCCTCAAACGTTACAGCGGACAGTGTCTTCAAGGCTGCAAACCAAGG GTTGCCTAAGTCTGACAAGAGAATGGAAACGGTTTCAAAGAAGACAGTGGCAAGACG CCCTCTCAGCAGACACCAACTAGAGACAGAGCTAAAAAACAAGAATCAGTTGGTGGAGACACTCAAACAACAACTAGCAAGAGCAGAG GGCACTGTTAAGTTAAGGGAGTTGAAGAAGGAGAACGAGAGGCTGGTCCACGAAGTTGAGAAGCTCAAGAAAATTCAGGAGACGTGCATGATGATCTTAGAAAGCAGAAACATCAATCCTG GTAGCAACatagaggaggaaaaggagatgcGTGCTTGTCGGGAAAAGACAACG ATGCTAACTAAGAAGGTCTCAGAAGAATTGATGCTATTTTGTCACACAGTTGCGAAAGAGAAGGAGATGCTTGAG ACAGCGATGACCAAGTGGAAATCAGTGCAAGAGGAAAACCAGCGTGCCCTGGAGAAGCAGTCCTACTTCCAAGCTCAAATTAAGGAATGCACAGCCATGCTGGAAGCGCTGGGGGAGCTCCTGGCAATGTGA